GAGAGGACAACGAGAGAACAACAACGAGAGGACACCGAGAGAACAACGAGAGAACAACAAAGGGAGAACAACGAGAGAACAACAACGAGAGGACAACGAGAGGACAACGAGAGGACAACGAGAGAACAACGAGAGAACAACGAGAGAACAACGAGAGGACAACGAGAGGACAACGAGAGGACAACGAGAGGACAACGAGAGAACAACGAGAGGACAACGAGAGGACAACGAGAGGACAACGAGAGGACAACGAGAGGACAACGAGAGAACAACGAGAGGACAACGAGAGAACAACGAGAGGACAACGAGAGGACAACGAGAGAATAACGAGAGGACAACGAGAGGACAACGAGAGAACAACAatgagaggacaaggagaggacaaCGAGAGGACAACGAGAGAACAACAACGagaggacaaggagaggacaaCGAGAGAACAACGAGAGAACAACAACGAGAGGACAACGATCGGGTCGTGTACCTGGTGGGATCCTGTTGGATGGAGAAGGGCCCCTTCAGGGTGACGGTGTTTCTGCTGCTCTCCACTGAGCCGTAGCTGAGGGTCAcctgggtcacacacacacacacacacacacacacacacacacacacacacacacacacacacacacacacacacacacacacacacacacacacacacacacacacacacacacacacacacacacacacacacacacacacacacacacacacacacacacacacacacacacacaatggtctgtgtgtgtgtgtgtgtgtgtgtgtacctggttgTGTATGTCTGACACCAGTCCCAGGTTCTCCAGGTGGGAGTGGAACAGCGGCGAGCGGATGAGGCTCACGCCCAGCAGCGCCTCCGCGATGTAGCCGACGGTGCAGTCGTCCGGGAGGCGGATGAGCTCGGCCGTCGCCATGAAGGCGCCATCGCTGGacacgaagaagaggaggaagaggagaagaagaagaagagagcgtAAGATAAGGGAGGCGTCACGATGGAGCTGGACACCGTGACTCGGAGCTCACCTCGCCCAGGGCTTCATCCTGAGAGCGAGACCACGACtcacacagaagcacacacgCCCGCacattacactacacacaccattacacacactacacattacacacacacgacacatacacattacacacatacactacacaatacacacacacgacacattacacacacactacacattacacaatacacacacgacacattacacattacacacactacacaatacacacacgacacattacacacacacactacacacacgacacattacacacacaacacacacacacacgacacattacacactacacaatacacattacacacacacaacacattacacacacacactatatacacacaatacacacacattacacacacacatacaatacacactacattacacacacattacacacattacacacacacattacacacaaactacacaatacacacacattacacacattacacacacattacactgcacatacacacattacacacacacacattacacagacattacacacacacattacacacattacacatatacacaatacacacattacacactacacaatacacattacacacactacacaatacacactacacattacacactacacacacgacacattacacactacacaatacacattacacacactacacattacacacacattacacacacattacacaatacacacacgacacattacacacactacacaatacacacacattacacacacacgacacattacacacactacacaatacacacacacattacacactacaagacacacacacgacacactacacaatacacaatacacacacgacacattacacacaatacacacactacacaaacgacacattacacacaacacattacacacactacacaatacacacactacacattacacactacacgatacacacactacacattacacacacacacactacacattacacacacacattacacacacacgacacattacacacactacacattacacacactacacactatacattacacacactacacacactctaaacattACACACACTATACTTTCCACACACACTATACtttccacacactcacacacactctacacattacacacactatactttccacacacactctccacatGGCCGTCTCCATGGTAACCCGCGTACCGTGTGCGTGGCGCCGAGCCGCTGCGTGGCCTCGATGGGGCGCTCCAGGCTGGGCCGGCCGATGTAGAcgtcgtgtgtgtgcgcgtgctgaGACAGCAGCCGCAGCAGCGAGCCCACGTTCACGTAGTTGTCGTCGTCCACGTGGCAGAACCACCTGCGGCGGCGGAGGATCGTTAGTGAAGAGAAAAGCCCTTTGTGCTTCTGTCAAgtgttaccgtgtgtgtgtgtgtgtgagtgtgagtcttaCTTCCTGCCTGACTTCATAAAGGTGTCGTACTCCTGAGCCATTTTGCAGGAGAGGGCCTGGCGGCTGTGCGCCGCGGAGCAGTTGGTGTTGATCAGGTGAGCTCCTGACGACCAACGACAAACAATCCATCAATAACCGCCCGGCGACACGGCAGCGGGCGAGGAGGATGCGCGAGGACGCGACTTTGACTTCATATTTGATCGAGAAGCGAGGAAGCTGTTTGAAAATGTGATCCCGTTAAGGCAACGTGGATTAATCTGCCCATTAAATGTCATAACGTTTGGGAACTAGATGTCAACGGTGTTTCTCAAAGTCCTCAAACGTCTGGTTTCCATTTACGACTCAAAAGATATTCAGTTAACTGTCATCGTTGAACATATTCACATTCAAGAAGCTGGAATCTAGAGTTTAAAACGATTTATGGACTCTGAGTCATTATTTAAGAACAAAAAGAGGTAATAACTCATCTATGAGCGTCAATTCAATATCTTTGAGTTGtggaaaagacaaaaaaactttGATATACATTTTATAGAAGAAACTAAATCGATTATTGAGAAAATAAACCGACAATGAAAATAACCCTCGGCCATGGGAGGAGTTGGTccgtgggtggggtgggtgtttcattattcattattattataatttgttatttAGTCTTGcccttgttatttttatttatttatttttcctgttttcctctttaaaattgtaatctgattgaaacatatacacaaaaaaagaaaatacttgttatttgatcactgtatatcatattgtgcattatcaataaagtacatatattttaaaaaatgtaaaaataaaataacaataacagaaAAATAACCTTCAGATGCATCCAGAGAATGTTgccaatttatttaatttctataACGCCTCAAACAGAGAAATCGATGAACCAAACAGTTGCTGATGAATGACACGGTTATTAACCGTTGCCTCGCACTAATACACACGATGTGTCCGACAGTGAGAGGAAAAACCTCATCGCAAGTAAAAGCGTTCCACGAGTGAGGAAGAGGTCGGAGGAAGAGGCCGGCTGATGAGACCTGCGGCGACTTCCTGCCCttcgtggaaacagttatcgcCGAGTCAGCCGCCTGGTTCCTGCTCACGGGCTGCAGATAACACTGCTGCGACTCAgcgaaacgtgtgtgtgtgtgtgtgtgtgtgtgtgctgctcacccatcctcttcctcagcttCTCGTCCTCTCCGTCAGTGAACACGAACGTCTGtggggagaaaaacaacaacaaagaaacccAGTTCGTGTTATTCCAGTTGGCTTTTAGTGACCGGCGGGGgaacaaaaacactttcacTGCTCCACTGTGGACGACCGCCTACGACCTCAGGTGGGCCTCCACCTGTTtcctcggacacacacacacacacacacacacacacagcagcaggcaATGCTGATGTTGGATGGAGGCCAAGACAAAAAAGGTAAGCCTCGTGTCCATCAGCAGCAGAGCAGCTGGTCTCAACTCTGtcgctccgtgtgtgtgtgtgtgtgtgtgtgtgtgtgtttacgcgaTGATGGAGGGGGTCGGGGGGGTCACCGCGCACTCAGGAAGCCGTGCAGACCCCTCAAGGTTCCACAGGAAGTGCACACAGCCTGGGTGCAGAGCGGGGTCGGTAGATATT
The nucleotide sequence above comes from Pseudoliparis swirei isolate HS2019 ecotype Mariana Trench chromosome 24, NWPU_hadal_v1, whole genome shotgun sequence. Encoded proteins:
- the LOC130190598 gene encoding beta-1,3-N-acetylglucosaminyltransferase lunatic fringe-like; protein product: MWRPSGGSSGTFSSAAAAAAAVTCLLVTGTLVVTVGHPSGGEPPAEPPASGKAFSAYFRKLTRERRAMSGPRRSSAPAGPVERLSPEDLFIAVKSTGKYHRQRLDLLLDTWISRNMQQTFVFTDGEDEKLRKRMGAHLINTNCSAAHSRQALSCKMAQEYDTFMKSGRKWFCHVDDDNYVNVGSLLRLLSQHAHTHDVYIGRPSLERPIEATQRLGATHTVRGLPWRRPCGDVMCGRVCFCVSRGLALRMKPWASDGAFMATAELIRLPDDCTVGYIAEALLGVSLIRSPLFHSHLENLGLVSDIHNQVTLSYGSVESSRNTVTLKGPFSIQQDPTRLRSLHCLLHPDAARCPRPP